One window of the Deltaproteobacteria bacterium genome contains the following:
- a CDS encoding CoA transferase, whose protein sequence is MPLRDVTILDLTRQLPGPFCSQILADFGAQVIKIEGPGGDPIRGQGPKLSRESAYFLGVNRNKRSLVLNLKAKGGREVFFRLAQRADIIIEGFRPGVVERLGIGYQDIARVNPRIIYCSLSGYGQDGPYHQRPGHDINYIALGGILGLTGKRGSPPVIPGGQIADLTGGLLAALGLMLGLWARQKTGRGQYIDVAMLDGVISWLPFYLGEYMAEGTIPRRGEMLLNGGYACYNLYETKDGAYMTLGALEPHFWEAFCREIGREDLISDQFAAGKRQKEMIQELQKIFMQRTQQEWIKFWEEKDIPCEPVLSLEEVLSHPQVLSRGMVKEIDHPTEGTIRQLGVPIKLSDTPGDVRTPPPLLGEHTGEILRWLGYSKQEIKRLEEEGVI, encoded by the coding sequence ATGCCGCTGCGAGACGTCACCATATTAGATCTGACCCGGCAGTTGCCGGGCCCCTTTTGCAGCCAGATCTTGGCTGACTTCGGGGCGCAGGTCATCAAGATCGAAGGACCTGGGGGAGATCCTATCAGGGGGCAGGGGCCAAAGCTGAGTCGGGAATCCGCCTATTTCTTAGGGGTGAACAGAAATAAGCGGAGTTTGGTCCTCAACCTCAAGGCAAAGGGGGGGAGGGAGGTCTTTTTCCGCCTGGCCCAAAGGGCGGACATCATCATCGAAGGCTTCCGTCCCGGGGTGGTGGAGAGGCTGGGGATCGGCTATCAGGATATAGCGAGAGTCAACCCGAGGATCATCTATTGCTCTCTGTCCGGATATGGGCAGGATGGACCTTATCACCAAAGGCCTGGCCACGATATCAACTACATCGCCTTAGGCGGGATCTTGGGGCTCACAGGGAAGAGGGGTTCCCCCCCGGTGATCCCCGGGGGACAGATCGCCGATCTGACCGGGGGGTTGCTGGCCGCCCTTGGCCTCATGCTGGGGCTTTGGGCGAGGCAGAAGACAGGCAGAGGGCAGTACATCGATGTGGCCATGCTGGACGGGGTGATCTCCTGGCTCCCCTTCTATTTGGGAGAATACATGGCCGAAGGGACCATACCCAGGAGGGGTGAGATGCTCCTCAATGGGGGATATGCCTGCTACAACCTCTATGAAACGAAGGATGGTGCCTATATGACCTTGGGTGCCCTAGAACCCCATTTCTGGGAGGCCTTCTGTAGGGAGATAGGCAGAGAGGATCTAATCTCAGATCAGTTTGCAGCGGGGAAGAGGCAGAAGGAAATGATCCAAGAATTACAGAAGATATTCATGCAAAGGACCCAGCAGGAATGGATAAAATTCTGGGAGGAGAAAGATATCCCCTGTGAACCCGTCCTCTCCTTAGAGGAGGTCCTTTCCCATCCCCAGGTCCTATCCCGGGGGATGGTAAAGGAGATAGATCACCCGACTGAAGGGACGATAAGGCAATTGGGGGTCCCCATCAAGCTCTCGGATACCCCTGGCGATGTCCGCACCCCCCCTCCCCTTCTGGGCGAGCATACGGGGGAGATCCTCCGTTGGCTCGGCTACTCAAAGCAGGAGATAAAAAGATTGGAGGAGGAAGGGGTTATTTAA
- the meaB gene encoding methylmalonyl Co-A mutase-associated GTPase MeaB: MSLAERILKGDIKAASRLMRDIDDEMESAVNELKDLYPWTGRAHIVGVTGPPGVGKSTLVDKMVEVLREGSKTVGVIAVDPTSPFSGGAILGDRIRMQRHSTDEGVFIHSLATRGHLGGISRSTHDVIKVLDAMGKDVILVETVGAGQDEVDIVNAADTSIVVLVPGLGDDIQAIKAGILEIGDLFVINKCDHGGADRLEQELRIILEMGVKRPDGWTPPIYWTEAIKGEGIEKVVAGIQGHREMLHQEGLHQRRKRERARFEFLEILKSSLMKKLLQQLGQNGELDSIVEAMVKREKDPYTLVKKIIQKILP, encoded by the coding sequence GTGAGCCTAGCTGAGAGGATCTTAAAGGGGGATATAAAGGCCGCTTCACGTCTGATGAGGGATATCGACGATGAGATGGAGTCGGCAGTAAACGAACTAAAAGACCTCTATCCTTGGACCGGAAGGGCCCACATCGTCGGCGTCACCGGGCCCCCAGGGGTAGGTAAGAGCACCCTAGTGGACAAGATGGTCGAGGTCCTCAGAGAGGGGTCGAAGACGGTGGGGGTCATAGCAGTGGACCCCACTAGCCCTTTCAGTGGGGGGGCCATCTTGGGAGACAGAATCAGGATGCAACGCCACAGCACCGATGAAGGTGTCTTTATCCACAGCCTGGCCACGAGGGGGCATCTAGGGGGGATCTCCCGTTCCACCCATGACGTCATCAAGGTATTGGATGCTATGGGGAAAGACGTCATCCTTGTGGAGACAGTGGGGGCGGGACAGGATGAGGTGGACATCGTCAATGCGGCTGATACCTCCATCGTGGTCTTGGTCCCTGGCTTGGGCGATGATATCCAGGCTATAAAGGCGGGGATCTTGGAAATCGGGGATCTCTTCGTGATCAACAAGTGCGACCATGGGGGGGCGGATAGGCTGGAGCAGGAACTCAGGATTATATTGGAGATGGGGGTTAAGCGCCCTGATGGGTGGACGCCGCCAATCTACTGGACAGAGGCCATCAAGGGAGAGGGGATCGAAAAAGTGGTGGCGGGGATCCAAGGCCACCGCGAAATGTTGCATCAGGAGGGTCTTCATCAACGACGGAAGAGGGAGCGGGCGAGATTTGAATTTTTGGAGATCCTCAAATCATCGTTGATGAAGAAGCTCCTACAACAATTGGGCCAGAATGGCGAATTGGACAGTATAGTGGAGGCAATGGTGAAGAGGGAGAAAGACCCTTACACCCTGGTCAAGAAGATTATCCAAAAAATTTTGCCGTAA
- the trkA gene encoding Trk system potassium transporter TrkA, giving the protein MSIIIIGAGEVGYNVAWKLSHERKDIVVIDKDEERIERVSETLDVQAIHGSGSSMKVLRNAGIEEAEIVIAATNSDEVNMVSCLVAGVQASVPTKIARIRDPEYASNMQILGSDRLDIDLVINTDQEMVASILRILETPGATDVVDFAEGKIRMASFLVGEQSPIIGKQLMDLSKLYPDIRVIIAAIYRDNQVIIPRGKDKILERDLVFLMGESPTISALISTAKSKHISPLRRVMIFGGGDVGLNLAKALEGMEISTKIIEPNEERCQFLAEELDKTMVLKGNFTSQDLLEEENVREMDAFVAVTPEEEKNILISLLAKRMGARRVVASINRIAYSPLAYQIGVDVVISPCLIAVNKILQYIRRGKIVNVATLPDDQAEVIEIEALETSDLINKPLKNLRLPKGVLVGSILRGGRLLIPYGETVILPGDKVAMVVATYALQQLEKLVMVKLEYW; this is encoded by the coding sequence ATGAGCATTATTATCATCGGTGCAGGAGAGGTAGGGTACAACGTGGCCTGGAAGTTATCACACGAAAGAAAGGATATCGTTGTCATCGATAAGGATGAAGAGAGGATAGAGAGGGTCTCCGAAACCCTAGATGTGCAGGCCATACACGGGAGCGGAAGTAGTATGAAGGTACTGCGCAATGCCGGGATAGAGGAGGCGGAGATCGTCATCGCCGCTACCAATAGCGATGAAGTGAATATGGTCTCCTGCCTGGTGGCAGGAGTACAAGCCAGCGTCCCCACAAAGATAGCCAGGATCAGGGACCCTGAATATGCCTCGAACATGCAGATACTTGGGAGTGATCGTTTGGACATCGACTTGGTCATCAATACGGATCAGGAGATGGTGGCCTCCATCCTGCGCATCTTGGAGACCCCTGGGGCAACGGATGTAGTGGATTTTGCCGAAGGTAAGATCAGGATGGCCAGTTTCTTGGTAGGTGAGCAAAGTCCTATCATCGGCAAGCAGTTGATGGATTTGAGCAAGCTCTACCCGGACATCAGGGTGATCATCGCTGCGATCTACCGAGACAACCAGGTGATTATACCTCGTGGAAAAGATAAGATCTTGGAGAGAGATTTGGTCTTCCTCATGGGTGAATCGCCGACTATCTCCGCTCTCATTTCCACTGCAAAGAGCAAACATATCTCTCCCCTAAGGAGAGTGATGATCTTTGGAGGCGGAGATGTGGGGCTCAACCTGGCAAAGGCTCTGGAGGGAATGGAAATAAGTACAAAGATCATCGAACCAAATGAGGAGCGGTGTCAATTCCTCGCCGAAGAGTTGGATAAGACCATGGTTCTAAAAGGGAATTTCACCTCACAAGACCTCCTTGAAGAGGAAAATGTAAGGGAAATGGATGCCTTTGTGGCAGTTACCCCAGAGGAGGAGAAGAACATCCTCATCTCGCTGCTCGCCAAGAGGATGGGGGCCAGGAGGGTGGTAGCCTCCATCAATAGGATCGCTTATTCACCCTTGGCCTATCAGATAGGTGTGGATGTAGTTATAAGTCCTTGCCTCATCGCGGTGAACAAGATCTTGCAGTATATAAGGAGGGGGAAGATTGTTAATGTGGCCACCTTGCCTGATGACCAGGCTGAGGTTATCGAAATCGAGGCCTTGGAGACTTCTGATCTGATAAACAAGCCCCTGAAAAACTTGCGATTGCCCAAAGGGGTGCTGGTGGGGTCCATCTTGAGAGGGGGAAGGCTGTTGATCCCCTATGGCGAGACTGTAATCCTTCCAGGGGACAAGGTGGCGATGGTGGTGGCCACCTATGCCCTTCAACAATTGGAAAAGTTGGTGATGGTGAAGCTTGAATATTGGTAG
- a CDS encoding TrkH family potassium uptake protein, with the protein MSQVLPIMGILNLFLAGAMIVPMVISWHHGEKEATSFLISIGITALVGLALYLPFPKKKGDITRRQAFTIVSFGWMCASIFGALPFALTNTFAHPLDALFEAVSGLTTTGASVLTSIDGFPKGLHFWRALIQWLGGMGIILFSIAVLPFLGVGGMQMYQAEVPGPFKEKLRPRIAETAKILWQTYLLISGLEAALLFLGGMSIFDSLCHTFTTMATGGFSTKGASIGFYGSYHRIVITFFMFLAGTNFALHYRFLKGDHTVFWRDREFRFYLLVILMGVGVVFWNLISQMGGNWGDRLEEASFQVVSIMTTTGYATTDFGRWPPFCQHLLLLLMFVGGCAGSTGGAIKCIRVLLLFKYVQQELRRIIHPHAVVAVKIGEKTISPSVLNGILGMVILYMVIFVFSSITMSLLGLDMITSTSSVAATLGNIGPGLGKVGPAGHYAHLPSLGKGILIFCMLVGRLEVYTVIILLFPEFWRK; encoded by the coding sequence ATGTCTCAAGTCCTACCCATTATGGGTATCCTCAACCTCTTTCTGGCCGGCGCCATGATAGTCCCCATGGTGATCAGTTGGCACCATGGAGAAAAGGAGGCGACCTCCTTCCTTATCTCCATTGGGATCACCGCCCTAGTCGGCTTGGCCCTTTATCTCCCCTTTCCCAAAAAGAAGGGGGATATAACCAGACGGCAGGCCTTCACCATAGTTTCCTTTGGCTGGATGTGCGCCAGCATCTTTGGGGCCCTCCCCTTTGCGCTGACCAATACCTTTGCCCACCCCCTTGATGCCCTGTTTGAGGCCGTCTCCGGCCTTACTACTACTGGGGCCTCTGTCCTCACCTCTATCGATGGTTTTCCCAAGGGCCTTCACTTTTGGCGGGCCTTGATCCAATGGTTGGGGGGTATGGGGATCATACTCTTCTCCATCGCCGTCCTCCCCTTTTTAGGAGTAGGGGGGATGCAAATGTATCAAGCAGAGGTGCCCGGCCCTTTCAAAGAGAAACTTCGTCCCAGGATCGCCGAGACGGCCAAAATACTCTGGCAGACCTATCTCCTCATCTCTGGATTGGAGGCTGCTCTGCTCTTTTTGGGGGGTATGAGCATCTTTGACTCCCTTTGCCACACCTTTACCACAATGGCCACAGGGGGATTCTCCACCAAAGGGGCAAGTATAGGATTCTATGGAAGCTACCATCGGATCGTCATCACCTTCTTCATGTTCTTGGCCGGGACCAATTTTGCCCTCCACTATCGTTTTCTGAAGGGTGATCATACGGTTTTTTGGCGTGATCGCGAATTTCGCTTTTATCTGCTGGTTATCCTTATGGGGGTAGGGGTAGTCTTTTGGAATTTAATCTCCCAGATGGGGGGAAACTGGGGGGATCGACTGGAGGAGGCCTCCTTTCAGGTGGTCTCCATCATGACCACCACAGGGTACGCTACAACGGATTTTGGCCGTTGGCCACCCTTCTGCCAACATCTCCTCCTCTTGTTGATGTTCGTTGGGGGCTGTGCCGGTTCAACGGGCGGGGCGATCAAGTGTATCAGGGTCTTGCTCCTCTTTAAATACGTCCAGCAAGAACTGCGCAGGATCATCCATCCCCACGCCGTGGTGGCAGTAAAAATAGGGGAGAAGACCATTTCCCCTTCTGTTCTCAATGGAATATTGGGGATGGTCATCCTCTATATGGTCATTTTTGTCTTTTCATCCATAACCATGAGCCTTTTGGGGCTGGATATGATCACCAGCACCTCATCGGTAGCAGCCACCCTGGGGAACATAGGGCCAGGCCTGGGGAAAGTCGGACCTGCTGGGCACTATGCTCACCTCCCCTCCCTGGGAAAGGGGATTCTCATCTTTTGTATGCTCGTCGGAAGGCTGGAGGTTTATACTGTTATCATCCTCCTCTTTCCCGAATTTTGGCGAAAGTAG
- a CDS encoding aldehyde ferredoxin oxidoreductase family protein, translated as MKGFFGRILHIDLGSSSYYVEELADEVYERFLGGKGLATHLLLANLPPKINPFSSENILIFALGPVTDSKIFGSCRYGVFTKSSLTGYYSESYAGGKAAEPMSRTGYDAVILQGAAPSPTLLEISDTGITFHDASDLWGLDTNEAEDSALERVKTPHRKAALVIGPAGERLVRFAVIGNDHGRQAGRTGVGAVMGAKRIKGIVFHGTQNREIAKPDLIDRFAKEIQERGKKDPGALAYKQFGTPQLVAVMNRAKGFPSRYWSQGTLEGWERISADALLKECRVKSKACPRCFMACGELSEVTKGRHKGLRIEGPEYETIYAFGGLCLVTDINEIIYLNNICDRLGMDTITAGNLAAFTIEAARRGKIAEKIDYGDVDAIASLLQQIARREGIGEVLAQGIVHAAKTWSLEDIAIHVKGLEPAGYDPRVLKGMGLAYATSDRGACHLRTTFYKPELAGIINPDQIEGKAELLVEYEDRLVIFDSLIICRFYRDMYPWEKLATIVEGTTGLRLYRVGLRKIASQIMDNTRRFNLREGLTKADDILPIRFHQEPLPETGKVITKEQMEKLLADYYCYRGWDSEGRPST; from the coding sequence ATGAAGGGATTCTTCGGAAGGATTTTACATATAGACCTTGGTAGCAGCTCTTATTATGTAGAAGAGTTGGCTGATGAGGTATATGAGAGATTTTTGGGTGGCAAGGGGCTGGCAACCCATCTCTTGCTCGCCAATCTCCCCCCAAAGATCAACCCCTTCTCCTCAGAGAACATCCTCATCTTTGCCCTGGGGCCGGTCACAGACAGCAAGATCTTCGGCTCCTGCCGCTATGGGGTCTTTACCAAGTCTTCCCTTACTGGCTACTACTCCGAGTCCTATGCTGGGGGGAAGGCGGCCGAGCCTATGAGCAGGACCGGCTATGATGCGGTGATCCTTCAGGGTGCAGCCCCCTCCCCTACCCTGTTGGAGATCTCCGACACCGGAATCACCTTCCATGATGCCAGTGACCTCTGGGGCCTGGACACCAATGAGGCCGAGGATAGCGCCTTGGAACGGGTGAAAACCCCACATAGGAAGGCTGCCTTGGTCATTGGGCCGGCAGGTGAGCGCCTGGTGAGGTTCGCCGTGATCGGCAACGATCATGGAAGGCAGGCAGGTCGCACCGGAGTGGGGGCGGTGATGGGGGCCAAAAGGATCAAGGGGATAGTATTTCACGGCACCCAAAATAGGGAGATCGCCAAGCCCGACCTGATAGATCGCTTCGCAAAAGAGATCCAAGAACGGGGCAAAAAGGACCCTGGGGCCTTGGCCTACAAACAGTTCGGCACTCCACAGTTGGTAGCCGTTATGAATCGGGCCAAAGGCTTCCCTTCACGCTACTGGTCGCAAGGTACCCTGGAAGGATGGGAGCGAATAAGTGCTGATGCCCTCCTTAAGGAATGCCGGGTAAAATCAAAGGCCTGCCCTCGCTGTTTTATGGCCTGTGGCGAGCTCTCGGAGGTCACCAAAGGAAGGCACAAGGGGCTGCGAATAGAGGGGCCTGAGTACGAGACCATCTATGCCTTTGGAGGTCTTTGTCTGGTAACCGACATCAATGAGATCATCTATCTGAACAACATCTGCGATCGCCTGGGCATGGATACCATCACGGCTGGAAACCTGGCCGCTTTTACCATCGAGGCGGCCAGAAGGGGTAAAATCGCTGAAAAGATCGACTATGGGGATGTGGATGCCATTGCCTCCCTCCTTCAGCAGATTGCCCGGCGTGAAGGGATTGGGGAGGTCTTGGCCCAGGGGATAGTCCACGCAGCGAAGACCTGGAGCCTGGAGGATATCGCCATCCACGTAAAGGGCCTGGAACCGGCCGGATATGACCCACGGGTCTTAAAGGGGATGGGATTGGCCTATGCTACCTCCGACCGGGGGGCCTGCCATTTGCGCACCACCTTCTACAAGCCAGAGCTGGCCGGGATCATCAACCCGGATCAAATAGAGGGAAAGGCGGAGCTGTTGGTGGAATACGAGGATAGATTAGTTATTTTTGACTCCCTGATCATCTGCCGTTTCTACCGGGATATGTATCCGTGGGAGAAGTTGGCGACCATCGTCGAGGGGACCACCGGCCTACGCCTTTATAGAGTGGGGCTGCGAAAGATCGCCTCCCAGATCATGGATAACACCCGAAGGTTCAACCTCCGTGAGGGCCTCACCAAGGCAGATGATATCCTTCCCATAAGGTTCCACCAGGAGCCACTTCCTGAGACGGGGAAGGTCATCACCAAAGAACAGATGGAGAAACTCCTCGCCGACTATTATTGCTACAGGGGCTGGGACTCAGAAGGAAGACCTTCGACGTAA
- a CDS encoding metallophosphoesterase has protein sequence MDKNRQMRIGVISDTHLPYLTKDFMDLVKDRFAGCQLVVHAGDFTSPEVYYYLNEIASGNLVAVYGNMDPPELRKLLPEKRIFEVLGVKIGLIHGWGAPYDLEEKIKGLFHAEGLKCIIYGHSHNSTNHKQGDVLFFNPGSPTDRYHAKVNSIGYLIIQYDEIKGEIIPVAPLKRGPRFRSL, from the coding sequence ATGGACAAGAATAGACAAATGCGTATAGGGGTAATCTCTGATACCCATCTACCGTACTTAACGAAAGATTTTATGGATTTGGTTAAAGATCGTTTTGCAGGCTGCCAACTGGTGGTCCATGCAGGCGATTTTACCAGTCCGGAGGTGTACTATTACCTAAATGAAATCGCATCAGGCAATCTGGTGGCTGTTTATGGGAACATGGATCCGCCTGAGTTACGTAAGTTGTTGCCGGAAAAGAGGATTTTTGAGGTATTAGGGGTAAAGATAGGATTAATCCATGGATGGGGAGCGCCGTATGATTTGGAAGAGAAGATTAAAGGACTCTTCCACGCAGAGGGGTTAAAATGTATTATTTATGGACACAGTCACAACAGTACAAATCATAAACAGGGAGATGTTCTCTTTTTCAATCCTGGTTCTCCCACTGATAGATATCACGCCAAGGTGAACAGTATTGGGTATTTGATAATCCAATATGATGAAATCAAAGGAGAGATCATACCTGTTGCTCCCCTTAAAAGGGGCCCCAGGTTTCGGAGTTTGTAG
- a CDS encoding molybdenum cofactor guanylyltransferase: protein MRQDKAFIQVGGTRLFDYVYGRCQELFSEIIIVTNRGQRFGDYQALTVIDEIPGAGPLGGLYTGLLWASNYHTFCVACDMPFLCTELIAHLLETRFNYDVVIPITRDGLEPLHALYSKRCIGPIKRLLERGEFKIARFFPEVRVRYCEEEELKRLDPSLASFININTKRDFLKMQEVLKGGEWEEKLKAY, encoded by the coding sequence ATGAGGCAGGATAAGGCCTTTATCCAAGTGGGAGGCACCCGCCTCTTCGATTATGTCTACGGTAGGTGTCAAGAGCTCTTCTCTGAGATCATCATTGTGACTAACCGAGGTCAACGTTTTGGCGACTACCAGGCCCTTACAGTTATAGACGAGATCCCAGGGGCTGGTCCCTTGGGGGGTCTTTACACAGGGCTCTTGTGGGCAAGCAATTATCATACCTTTTGTGTGGCCTGTGATATGCCCTTCCTCTGCACCGAACTTATCGCCCATCTTCTCGAGACGAGGTTCAATTATGATGTAGTAATTCCCATAACAAGGGATGGATTGGAACCTCTTCACGCCCTTTACTCAAAGAGATGTATTGGGCCCATCAAAAGGCTCTTGGAAAGGGGTGAATTTAAGATCGCTAGGTTCTTTCCTGAAGTGCGGGTGAGATATTGCGAAGAAGAGGAGCTCAAGAGGCTGGATCCATCTCTTGCCTCGTTCATCAACATCAACACCAAGAGGGACTTCTTAAAGATGCAGGAGGTGCTGAAAGGTGGTGAATGGGAGGAAAAATTAAAGGCATACTAA
- a CDS encoding tetratricopeptide repeat protein: MGGKIKGILKYIYLALLLFISLTPPLPSYGSSPQELLQVGTGAFKDGFYQVAEAQFREFLQVYPQHTHAPKVMYLLGKALYEQKKFVEAKEVFAKLLKSKTNLKGRDATYFWLARSCEEVNDLSCAKSSLLTIVKKYPQGPWYLSSLYLLGKVAFQQGQYKRSEAYLRKALKDRKITPHLSCCVKFWLGLTLYGQGRHKEAEGLFQKVVNSEFKEGPREEALYWLGETQIKVKKYKKGVETFHSFLEGFPHSPLTPNALYGESWCLYMCGRREEALKGLLALKKGFPHTPLLPQVLSLMGEAYIGLDRYQEAIEVLKEFLSRFPQDQRRGQSLLNLGWCHLKLGDLAQVKEIAYEIVKLPPGERERALAQYILAELNYYERKYQEAMPYWFNLLNTPSYRQEALFKIAICFFREGKFRESLVNLDLLQLEYPNFKKMDEALWIKGESFSELGDLSEAGKAYQRVIKEYKRSPWYPWSIYRMITILLDKGDLDRGERWFKTLQKEFTYHELSYEAALKLGIWKAERVEYKSSLRYLDIAVHSPDKRVAQNALCWQGEIYFNLKEYQKALERYQRVVAESPSPGDALAAVAYLEMGNIKHLLDDQEGAKEAYKKAIEISGDEEFIDKVKGLLKELKETKEGGA, from the coding sequence ATGGGAGGAAAAATTAAAGGCATACTAAAGTATATATATTTGGCCCTACTGCTCTTTATCTCCCTCACCCCCCCCCTACCCTCTTACGGATCTTCTCCCCAAGAGCTTTTGCAGGTAGGAACTGGGGCCTTTAAGGACGGTTTTTATCAGGTAGCGGAGGCCCAATTTCGCGAGTTTCTGCAGGTATATCCCCAGCATACTCATGCCCCGAAGGTCATGTACCTTTTGGGCAAGGCGCTCTACGAACAAAAGAAGTTTGTTGAGGCCAAGGAGGTATTCGCGAAATTACTAAAGTCAAAAACTAATCTTAAAGGGAGAGATGCGACGTACTTTTGGCTGGCCCGCTCCTGCGAAGAGGTAAATGATCTTTCCTGCGCTAAAAGTAGCCTTTTGACCATTGTCAAAAAGTATCCCCAAGGCCCCTGGTATCTCTCCTCCCTCTACTTGCTTGGTAAGGTCGCCTTTCAACAGGGCCAGTACAAAAGGTCGGAGGCGTACCTCAGGAAGGCCCTCAAAGACCGCAAGATCACTCCTCACCTATCCTGTTGCGTCAAGTTTTGGCTGGGGCTCACCCTCTACGGACAAGGGAGGCATAAAGAGGCTGAGGGTTTGTTTCAGAAGGTGGTGAACAGTGAATTTAAAGAGGGCCCCCGCGAAGAGGCACTCTATTGGCTGGGGGAAACCCAGATTAAGGTAAAAAAATATAAAAAAGGGGTAGAAACCTTTCACTCCTTTCTGGAGGGGTTCCCCCATTCTCCTTTGACCCCCAACGCCCTCTATGGAGAAAGTTGGTGTCTGTATATGTGCGGAAGGAGAGAGGAGGCCTTGAAGGGGCTCTTGGCCTTAAAGAAGGGGTTTCCCCATACTCCATTACTCCCCCAAGTCTTGTCCCTCATGGGGGAGGCATACATCGGCCTCGATAGATATCAGGAGGCCATAGAGGTCCTCAAAGAGTTCCTAAGCCGCTTTCCCCAGGACCAGAGGAGGGGACAATCCCTTTTGAATTTGGGGTGGTGTCACCTCAAGCTAGGGGACCTTGCCCAGGTTAAAGAGATAGCCTATGAAATAGTCAAACTCCCCCCAGGAGAGCGCGAAAGGGCCTTGGCGCAATATATCCTGGCAGAACTCAATTACTATGAGAGGAAGTACCAAGAGGCCATGCCCTACTGGTTCAACCTCCTCAATACCCCCTCCTATCGTCAAGAGGCCCTCTTTAAAATCGCCATCTGCTTCTTCAGGGAAGGCAAGTTTAGGGAAAGTCTCGTTAACCTAGACCTCTTGCAGTTGGAATACCCCAATTTTAAAAAGATGGACGAGGCCCTTTGGATTAAAGGGGAATCCTTTAGTGAGCTTGGAGATCTGTCAGAGGCGGGCAAGGCCTACCAGAGGGTCATCAAAGAATATAAGAGGTCCCCTTGGTATCCTTGGTCCATCTACAGGATGATAACCATCCTCTTGGATAAGGGGGATCTAGACAGAGGGGAGAGGTGGTTTAAGACCCTGCAGAAGGAGTTCACCTACCATGAGCTGTCCTATGAGGCGGCCCTAAAATTGGGCATATGGAAGGCAGAAAGGGTGGAATATAAATCTTCCCTCCGCTACCTAGATATCGCTGTCCACTCCCCTGATAAAAGGGTGGCCCAAAATGCCCTTTGCTGGCAGGGGGAGATCTACTTCAACCTCAAGGAGTATCAAAAGGCCTTGGAACGTTACCAGAGGGTTGTCGCTGAAAGTCCCTCCCCAGGGGATGCGTTGGCCGCCGTGGCCTATCTGGAGATGGGGAACATCAAACACCTCTTAGATGACCAAGAGGGGGCAAAGGAGGCCTATAAGAAGGCTATAGAGATTTCTGGTGACGAAGAATTTATCGACAAGGTAAAAGGGCTTTTGAAGGAGCTGAAGGAGACAAAGGAGGGGGGTGCTTGA
- the rimI gene encoding ribosomal protein S18-alanine N-acetyltransferase, producing MKLRWEIRGMRKDHLEQVMEIERKSFPTPWTRAMFLYELNSPISFNFVATTPEEKVELVLGYIIFWMVKEEVHILNLATHPSFRRLGIAHSLLLFSLDFSYRKGGILYLLEVRERNRTALNLYQKVGFASWGIRRRYYADTGEDAVIMRLFCGDRTYGHDGDGQSWLP from the coding sequence TTGAAGCTGCGATGGGAGATCAGGGGGATGAGGAAGGATCACCTGGAACAAGTTATGGAAATTGAGAGGAAATCCTTTCCCACTCCTTGGACCAGGGCCATGTTCCTTTACGAGCTGAATTCTCCCATCTCCTTCAATTTTGTAGCCACCACCCCAGAGGAAAAGGTCGAATTGGTCTTGGGTTATATCATCTTTTGGATGGTCAAAGAGGAAGTTCACATATTAAATTTGGCCACCCATCCCTCCTTTCGCAGGTTGGGGATCGCCCACTCTCTCCTCCTTTTCTCCCTGGACTTTTCCTATAGAAAAGGGGGTATATTGTACCTCCTGGAGGTCAGAGAAAGGAATCGGACTGCCCTCAACCTTTACCAGAAGGTGGGTTTTGCCTCATGGGGGATCAGAAGGAGATATTATGCCGACACCGGTGAAGACGCCGTCATAATGAGGCTCTTCTGCGGGGATCGAACATATGGCCACGATGGCGATGGGCAATCTTGGCTACCATGA